One genomic region from Sphingobacterium multivorum encodes:
- a CDS encoding UDP-N-acetylmuramoyl-tripeptide--D-alanyl-D-alanine ligase, with amino-acid sequence MDIQSLYQIYKQYPNITTDTRKIEKDSLFFALKGANFNGNTFAEKALEMGAKYVVIDDETYRKGEAYILVDDVLKTLQQLANYHRQQLHIPVIGVTGTNGKTTTKELLNAVVSQKYKTYATKGNLNNHIGVPLTLLAIDDSIELAIIEMGANHLEEIAFLCGIAEPTHGLISNVGKAHLEGFGSFEGVKKTKGELYDWLQDHQGVLFLQADNPHLKEMASARKIANIVTYGFSEGNDVIGKLLRANPLLQIEWHKKGATESYVVDTQLTGSYNTENFLAAIAVGLHFGVSSASINRGIEGYTPTNNRSQIMKTAHNTLICDYYNANATSMAAALDNIRIIEADKKAIVLGDMFELGAESFEEHKKIVENVRSIPADRKVFVGKEFFAHRYESGEFYETTAEAKQAISENPITDATVLLKASRGMAFENLVDLL; translated from the coding sequence ATGGATATCCAGTCACTCTATCAGATTTATAAACAGTATCCGAATATTACAACAGATACACGTAAAATTGAAAAAGATAGTCTATTTTTCGCTTTAAAAGGGGCCAATTTCAATGGGAATACTTTCGCCGAGAAAGCACTTGAAATGGGTGCTAAATATGTGGTTATTGATGACGAGACCTACCGAAAAGGAGAAGCGTATATTCTTGTTGATGATGTTTTAAAAACATTACAGCAACTGGCAAATTACCATAGACAGCAATTGCATATTCCAGTTATTGGGGTGACGGGAACCAATGGAAAAACGACGACCAAAGAGCTTTTGAATGCTGTTGTGTCGCAGAAATACAAGACCTATGCGACCAAAGGAAATTTGAATAATCACATCGGCGTCCCATTGACATTATTAGCCATAGATGATTCAATTGAGCTCGCCATCATCGAAATGGGGGCAAATCATTTGGAAGAGATTGCTTTCCTATGTGGGATTGCCGAACCGACACATGGTTTGATTTCTAACGTTGGTAAGGCCCATCTCGAAGGTTTTGGATCCTTTGAAGGCGTAAAGAAAACCAAAGGCGAACTGTACGATTGGTTGCAGGACCATCAAGGGGTATTATTTTTGCAGGCAGATAACCCACATCTCAAAGAGATGGCTTCCGCCCGCAAGATAGCCAACATCGTCACCTATGGTTTTTCTGAAGGTAATGATGTGATTGGAAAGCTTCTTAGGGCAAATCCCCTCTTGCAAATTGAATGGCACAAGAAGGGTGCGACCGAATCTTATGTTGTCGATACCCAGTTAACCGGATCTTATAATACCGAAAACTTCCTTGCAGCTATTGCTGTGGGTTTGCATTTTGGCGTTTCTTCTGCGTCGATCAATCGGGGTATTGAAGGGTATACACCTACGAACAATCGCTCCCAGATTATGAAAACTGCGCATAATACCCTAATCTGCGACTATTATAATGCAAATGCAACTAGTATGGCCGCTGCGCTGGACAATATCCGGATTATTGAAGCGGATAAGAAGGCTATTGTATTGGGTGATATGTTTGAATTGGGGGCAGAATCCTTTGAAGAACATAAAAAAATTGTCGAGAATGTAAGATCCATTCCTGCAGATCGTAAGGTTTTTGTAGGAAAAGAATTTTTTGCCCATCGGTATGAGAGCGGAGAGTTTTATGAAACTACTGCCGAAGCGAAACAAGCAATCAGCGAAAATCCGATAACTGATGCCACGGTTTTATTGAAAGCATCACGCGGCATGGCTTTTGAAAATCTGGTCGATCTACTATAG
- the uxaC gene encoding glucuronate isomerase — protein MKTFLDDNFLLNTKAAEELYHNYSKHLPIIDYHNHLIPEQIANNVKFDNISQVWLHGDHYKWRAMRANGVNEHYVTGDASDEEKFIKWAETVPYTLRNPLHHWTHLELQRYFGITDLLSPKTAAKIYADTSALLQQDSHSVRGLLKMMHVEVVCTTDDPIDSLEFHQQFAKERESFKMLPAFRPDKAMNCDDLPALNQYIDKLEAVSNIQISSLSDYLNALKARHDFFAANGCKVSDHGLEHIYAEDYTETEIAFIFDKIRAGKEITFEENLKFKSAMLVYFAEWDHEKGWVQQYHLGALRNNNSRMHRLIGPDTGWDSIGDFSQGRTLSKFLNKLDNQDKLTKTIIYNLNPADNELIATMVGNFNDGSIKGKIQFGSAWWFLDQKDGMTKQINTLSNMGLLSRLVGMLTDSRSFLSFPRHEYFRRLVCDIFGQDIEKGEIPNDIEWVGKIIQDISYNNAKEYFEF, from the coding sequence ATGAAAACTTTTTTAGACGACAACTTTTTATTGAACACAAAAGCAGCTGAAGAGCTGTACCACAATTATTCAAAACATCTGCCGATTATTGATTACCATAATCATCTAATCCCAGAACAGATTGCAAATAACGTCAAGTTTGATAATATAAGTCAGGTTTGGTTACATGGTGATCATTACAAATGGCGGGCCATGCGTGCCAACGGTGTCAACGAACATTATGTTACCGGAGACGCTTCAGATGAAGAAAAATTCATCAAATGGGCCGAAACTGTTCCTTATACCTTACGAAATCCATTACACCATTGGACACACCTTGAATTACAACGTTATTTTGGCATAACTGATCTATTATCTCCAAAAACTGCGGCCAAGATCTATGCAGATACCAGTGCTTTGCTGCAACAAGATAGTCATTCGGTACGCGGACTACTCAAGATGATGCATGTTGAAGTCGTTTGCACAACAGACGACCCGATCGATAGCCTGGAATTTCATCAGCAGTTTGCGAAAGAGCGTGAATCATTTAAAATGCTTCCGGCATTTCGTCCTGACAAAGCAATGAATTGCGATGACCTGCCTGCATTGAACCAATACATCGACAAGCTTGAAGCAGTCAGCAATATCCAGATAAGCAGTTTAAGCGACTACCTCAACGCCTTGAAAGCAAGGCACGACTTCTTTGCCGCCAACGGTTGTAAAGTCTCAGATCATGGTTTGGAACACATCTATGCTGAAGATTATACCGAAACTGAAATCGCATTCATCTTTGATAAAATTCGTGCAGGCAAAGAAATAACTTTTGAAGAGAACCTGAAGTTTAAATCCGCCATGTTGGTCTATTTTGCAGAATGGGATCATGAGAAAGGCTGGGTGCAACAATACCACTTGGGCGCTTTACGTAACAATAACTCCCGCATGCACCGATTGATCGGTCCAGATACCGGCTGGGATTCTATTGGGGATTTTAGTCAGGGACGTACATTATCAAAGTTTTTGAATAAATTAGACAACCAAGATAAGCTAACCAAGACAATTATCTATAATCTCAATCCAGCCGACAATGAACTTATTGCGACAATGGTTGGGAATTTCAATGATGGTTCTATCAAAGGAAAAATTCAGTTTGGCTCAGCTTGGTGGTTTTTGGACCAAAAAGACGGCATGACAAAACAGATTAATACCTTGTCGAATATGGGTTTGTTAAGTCGTCTTGTAGGCATGTTGACCGATTCCAGAAGTTTTCTTTCTTTTCCAAGACATGAATACTTTAGAAGATTGGTCTGTGACATCTTTGGACAGGACATCGAAAAAGGAGAAATACCAAATGATATCGAATGGGTCGGGAAAATCATACAGGATATCAGCTACAATAACGCAAAAGAATATTTTGAATTTTAA
- a CDS encoding sugar kinase: MQGKVLSFGELLLRICPDIEENWIEQHQLPFYVGGAELNVATALALWGLPSSYLSAIPQNAICEGIDSYLNRRNIDTSAMQWGGERLGIYYLPKGKDLKNAGVIYDRANSSFASLKVGSIDWDKALKDVKWFHFSAICPAISQEIADLCLEAVQKAQEKGIFVSLDLNYRSKLWKYGKTPKEVMPPIARYCNLIMGNIWAAHQMLGTSLDEQFLASSSGYSEEELQAQADRTSREIVASNPKCQYVANTFRFDHHTKGIKYYTTLFDKDRLIKSTTYIAEEILDKVGSGDCFMAGLIYGLYSNLSPEETLEFATSAAFDKLFIASDATTSTVDDIKKRMIA, translated from the coding sequence ATGCAGGGTAAAGTTTTAAGCTTTGGGGAATTGCTGTTGCGGATCTGCCCGGATATTGAAGAAAACTGGATTGAACAGCATCAATTGCCTTTTTACGTTGGAGGAGCAGAATTAAACGTCGCTACAGCTTTGGCCCTATGGGGCCTGCCATCATCTTATTTATCTGCAATACCGCAAAATGCCATTTGTGAAGGTATAGACTCCTATTTGAACCGTAGAAACATCGATACATCGGCGATGCAATGGGGCGGAGAGCGCTTGGGTATATACTATCTTCCAAAAGGCAAAGATCTTAAAAATGCGGGGGTTATCTACGATCGTGCCAATTCATCTTTTGCAAGCCTCAAAGTTGGCAGTATTGATTGGGATAAAGCCTTGAAGGATGTAAAATGGTTTCACTTTTCGGCAATTTGCCCTGCAATCAGTCAAGAGATTGCAGACCTCTGTCTTGAAGCGGTGCAAAAAGCACAGGAAAAAGGAATTTTTGTATCCCTAGACCTGAACTACCGATCAAAGCTCTGGAAATATGGTAAAACGCCGAAAGAGGTGATGCCTCCGATTGCCAGGTATTGCAATTTAATTATGGGCAATATTTGGGCTGCACACCAGATGCTCGGAACTTCACTAGACGAACAATTCTTAGCAAGCTCTTCAGGATACAGCGAAGAAGAATTACAAGCCCAAGCAGACCGGACCAGCCGGGAAATTGTTGCTTCAAACCCCAAATGCCAGTATGTAGCCAATACCTTTCGTTTTGACCACCATACCAAAGGGATAAAGTACTATACCACATTATTTGATAAAGACCGTCTCATCAAATCTACAACCTATATCGCGGAAGAGATTTTGGATAAAGTAGGAAGTGGCGACTGCTTTATGGCTGGTCTGATTTATGGATTGTATTCCAACCTCTCCCCGGAGGAGACCTTGGAATTTGCAACAAGCGCGGCATTCGATAAACTATTTATCGCCAGCGATGCAACAACAAGTACAGTGGACGATATAAAAAAGAGAATGATAGCATGA
- a CDS encoding ketohydroxyglutarate aldolase → MNLKEIVLNKIIEQGTLPLFFHHDQEESIDILRTLYRAGVRVFEFTNRGPEALAVFEQLVATRNLEMPDLYLGIGTIKSVDDAQQFLQVGADFIVAPLVNPLVGSLVHEHHKLWIPGCMTPTEIYTAQQQQAALIKLFPANILGPAFMSSIRDLFKGQNFIPTGGVDIEIENLKAWFRSGVCAVGMGSKLIDPKDTSNLFENTQKALDLVSKAR, encoded by the coding sequence ATGAATTTAAAAGAGATTGTATTAAATAAAATTATCGAACAAGGAACACTTCCTTTATTCTTCCATCATGATCAGGAAGAAAGTATCGATATTCTACGAACTTTATACCGAGCGGGTGTACGCGTTTTTGAATTTACAAATCGTGGTCCCGAAGCTTTGGCTGTTTTTGAGCAGCTTGTTGCAACAAGAAACCTCGAGATGCCAGACCTCTACCTGGGGATCGGCACCATCAAATCGGTGGACGATGCACAACAGTTTCTCCAGGTTGGAGCGGATTTTATTGTTGCACCCTTAGTGAATCCTTTGGTTGGTTCGCTCGTACATGAGCACCATAAGTTGTGGATTCCGGGCTGTATGACACCGACAGAAATCTACACGGCTCAGCAGCAACAGGCCGCATTGATAAAATTATTCCCTGCAAATATTTTGGGACCAGCATTTATGTCATCTATTCGGGATCTTTTTAAAGGTCAGAACTTTATACCAACGGGGGGTGTAGACATCGAAATAGAAAATCTAAAAGCATGGTTCAGGTCAGGTGTATGCGCAGTAGGGATGGGCAGTAAACTGATTGATCCAAAGGACACCAGCAATTTATTCGAAAATACACAAAAAGCACTTGATCTTGTCTCAAAAGCACGTTAA
- a CDS encoding MFS transporter — translation MINTEKKGSYRWVICALLFFATTINYLDRQVLSLTWKDFISPEFHWTNTDYGNITALFSIFYAISMLFAGRFVDWMDTKKGFLWAIAVWSIGAILHAFCGIATSGIVAGEWFVGFEGAKEAISHVNNVGLIISVSVNLFIFARFVLAVGEAGNFPAAIKATAEYFPKKDRALATSIFNSGATIGALAAPLMIPVIAAHWGWEMSFIIIGALGFVWMGFWIFLYKKPHENPKVNAAELAYIHQDDHEHQTEQTGAPKQPKTTIGECLKYKQTWAFVFGKFMTDGVWWFFLFWMPAYLSAVYDIKSSDTEGQLAIFVLYAITMLSIYGGWLPTYFVEKKGMNAYEGRMKAMLLFAFVPLVVLFAQPLGHISYWIPVILIGFAGAAHQSWSANIFSTIGDSFPKRAIATVTGIGGLAGGVGAFIINKTSGWLFDYAKETQLVFMGFKGEEAGYFIIFSFCSIAYLIAWIVMKTLVPKLILIKN, via the coding sequence ATGATTAATACAGAGAAAAAGGGTAGTTACCGCTGGGTAATCTGTGCCCTACTATTTTTTGCTACCACAATTAATTACTTGGATCGCCAGGTATTATCCTTAACCTGGAAAGATTTTATCAGTCCCGAATTCCACTGGACCAATACGGACTATGGGAACATTACCGCTTTATTTTCTATTTTTTACGCCATCAGCATGCTTTTCGCCGGACGTTTTGTCGATTGGATGGATACAAAAAAAGGTTTTCTATGGGCGATTGCTGTTTGGTCCATTGGTGCCATATTACATGCTTTTTGTGGTATTGCAACCTCAGGAATTGTCGCTGGCGAGTGGTTTGTTGGATTTGAAGGCGCAAAAGAAGCCATTTCTCATGTGAACAATGTCGGTTTAATCATCAGCGTTAGTGTAAACTTATTTATTTTCGCCCGGTTTGTATTGGCTGTCGGTGAAGCTGGAAATTTCCCAGCTGCCATTAAAGCGACCGCAGAGTATTTTCCAAAGAAAGATCGTGCTTTAGCGACGAGTATCTTCAATTCTGGAGCGACCATTGGCGCCCTAGCAGCACCGCTGATGATACCAGTTATCGCCGCACATTGGGGTTGGGAGATGTCTTTCATCATTATAGGAGCCCTTGGATTTGTCTGGATGGGTTTCTGGATCTTTCTTTATAAAAAACCGCACGAAAATCCGAAAGTAAATGCGGCAGAATTGGCTTATATTCACCAAGATGATCATGAACACCAAACAGAACAGACTGGAGCACCAAAACAGCCTAAAACCACCATCGGGGAATGCCTCAAGTACAAGCAAACCTGGGCTTTTGTCTTCGGAAAATTCATGACCGACGGTGTCTGGTGGTTCTTCTTATTCTGGATGCCAGCTTATCTATCGGCTGTTTACGACATAAAGTCTTCCGATACAGAAGGGCAATTGGCCATATTTGTTTTATATGCGATCACGATGCTGTCTATTTATGGCGGCTGGTTGCCGACGTATTTTGTGGAGAAAAAGGGAATGAATGCCTATGAAGGCCGAATGAAGGCCATGTTGCTGTTTGCTTTCGTCCCATTGGTCGTACTCTTTGCACAACCCTTAGGGCATATTTCCTATTGGATTCCTGTTATTTTAATTGGTTTTGCAGGTGCGGCACATCAGTCTTGGTCGGCCAATATATTTTCTACGATTGGCGATTCTTTTCCAAAACGTGCTATTGCCACTGTTACAGGAATAGGTGGGCTTGCGGGTGGCGTTGGAGCCTTTATTATCAATAAAACTTCGGGCTGGCTATTCGACTATGCGAAAGAGACTCAACTGGTTTTTATGGGTTTTAAGGGGGAAGAAGCGGGCTATTTTATTATTTTTTCTTTCTGTTCCATCGCCTATTTGATTGCATGGATTGTAATGAAAACGCTAGTCCCTAAACTTATTTTAATAAAAAATTAA
- a CDS encoding NADP-dependent glyceraldehyde-3-phosphate dehydrogenase — MSLNLEGIFYEEKDIPAEFTLDEQVDQREFLSNGEMISWTGQVNEVFSPICVKTKDGLKRKRIGSFPVCTEKESMEALEAAVKAYDNGRGEWPTMSVADRITCVENFTQKMIAKKDIVVKLIMWEIGKSYADSVKEFDRTVEYIYATIDALKDIDRDSSRFQIEQGIIAQIRRSPLGVVLCMGPFNYPLNETFTTLIPALIMGNTMLFKPPKHGTLLHYPLLEAFRTSFPKGVVNTIYGRGNKIVPSLMQSGKINVLTLIGSSRVADELKKLHPKVNRLRAILGLDAKNAAIITKDADLNLAVSETVLGSLSFNGQRCTALKIIYVHRSLAQEFLKRLSAEVAKLKYGMPWEKGVSLTPLPEVNKPAYLTECIEDAKAYGAKVINENGGQVAESFFYPAIVYPVNSQMKLYREEQFGPVIPVVPFDDLEEPIEYLIGSSHGQQVSIFSNNAAVVSSLIDPLVNQVSRVNINCQCQRGPDTFPFTGRKDSAEGTLSVVDALRSFSIRSLVAAKFTEENKKLLNDIVSENESNFLSTKYIF, encoded by the coding sequence ATGAGCTTAAACTTAGAAGGTATCTTCTACGAGGAGAAAGACATTCCCGCAGAATTTACACTGGACGAACAGGTCGATCAAAGAGAGTTCCTTTCCAATGGAGAAATGATTTCTTGGACGGGTCAAGTAAACGAGGTATTTTCACCAATCTGTGTAAAGACCAAGGATGGCTTGAAACGTAAGCGCATCGGTAGTTTCCCTGTTTGTACTGAAAAAGAGTCCATGGAAGCCTTGGAAGCTGCTGTAAAAGCATACGACAACGGCCGTGGAGAGTGGCCGACAATGAGCGTTGCCGATCGTATTACCTGTGTTGAAAATTTCACGCAAAAGATGATTGCCAAGAAGGACATTGTTGTCAAGCTTATTATGTGGGAAATTGGCAAATCCTATGCTGACTCTGTTAAGGAGTTTGACCGCACGGTGGAGTATATATACGCAACGATCGACGCATTGAAAGATATCGACCGCGATTCTTCCCGCTTTCAGATCGAACAAGGTATCATTGCCCAAATCAGAAGATCTCCACTAGGAGTCGTTTTATGTATGGGGCCATTCAACTACCCGCTGAATGAAACGTTTACAACGTTGATCCCGGCATTGATCATGGGAAATACCATGTTGTTCAAACCACCTAAACACGGTACTTTACTACACTACCCTTTATTAGAAGCTTTTAGAACAAGTTTCCCCAAAGGCGTAGTCAATACAATTTATGGTCGTGGCAACAAGATTGTTCCAAGTCTGATGCAATCCGGAAAGATCAATGTGTTGACCTTGATCGGTTCAAGCCGTGTTGCTGACGAACTGAAGAAATTACATCCTAAAGTTAACCGTCTCCGCGCAATTCTTGGTCTGGACGCTAAAAATGCAGCGATCATCACCAAGGATGCCGATTTAAATCTTGCTGTTTCTGAAACCGTATTGGGTTCGCTTTCATTCAATGGCCAACGCTGTACCGCACTTAAAATTATCTATGTACACCGCAGCCTGGCACAGGAATTCTTAAAACGTCTTTCTGCGGAAGTTGCTAAACTAAAATATGGTATGCCCTGGGAAAAAGGCGTGTCTTTGACACCTCTTCCAGAGGTTAACAAACCAGCTTATCTGACTGAATGTATTGAAGATGCAAAAGCTTATGGTGCAAAGGTGATTAACGAAAATGGCGGACAGGTAGCCGAATCTTTCTTCTACCCAGCGATTGTTTATCCGGTCAATTCTCAAATGAAACTTTACAGGGAGGAACAATTTGGTCCAGTTATCCCTGTTGTGCCATTTGACGATCTTGAAGAACCTATTGAGTACCTTATTGGCTCTTCACATGGACAGCAGGTCAGTATCTTTAGTAACAATGCTGCAGTTGTGTCGTCTTTAATCGATCCTTTGGTCAATCAGGTAAGTCGTGTCAATATCAATTGTCAATGTCAACGTGGTCCAGATACCTTCCCTTTCACCGGAAGAAAGGACAGCGCTGAGGGAACATTATCGGTTGTGGATGCCCTACGTTCATTCTCGATACGATCGCTGGTAGCGGCAAAGTTCACCGAAGAAAACAAGAAATTGCTGAATGACATCGTTAGTGAAAATGAATCGAACTTTTTAAGTACCAAATACATTTTCTAA
- a CDS encoding TonB-dependent receptor domain-containing protein produces the protein MKRYFYLLLLNFLIVSFAYPQVKVTGKVQAENNAPLASATAYLMKAKTAVILKAVVTDENGEYQFSDVQAGSYYVEAKMVGYTANKGNAFDISTSDYKVPTILLNADTRKLQEVAVEGKRPMVESKPGKLVLNVENSPLAAGNNALDIVQRAPGVSLDNNNNLQLMGQSGVSVTIDGRQTYMSGEQLVNFLKSTDGNQIKSVEVITTRAAKDDAEGAVGTINIVLKKNRMEGFNGTFNVTAGRGEKFRGNSSLSLNYKKNNTTVFGSYAYSDEKSHRKLLLDRVIQNKGEKTYFNQRSILDEKEKNHSYRFGVEQRTSARNTLTVQFNGSNNIEYNDNDSKTNVGKSFTTLDSLLISTSQFKELFDRYSANLNNEFRIDSNGRKLTLDLDWSKFKSSKRVGYNNQYFNGQMDAITPEEIQRSRMPIGIDIYVAKLDYERPLSKVSKLEMGAKYSNVTSDNDLTFEDFLNNSWINNEKRTNHFVYKEQIAAGYIDYNNTIGKWGLKVGARGEYTFSDGNSLTLNKQVKRNYFKLFPNANLTYTFHENHILSLGYARKITRPNYRQLNPFDYFIDKLTFERGNPYLNPQFSNEFTLNYTLLQRYNVTLGINDVRDAIVESMGQDSVLKQTWVIRENLGKNLTAYLNLNIPVTVSKIWSMNNNITGIHFNFDGMVSGHPLKRTSFLLQATSMHNLKLAKSLSANVNLRYFSPFNYNVYDMKARWDMEVGATKTFKDQRSSLKLAVSDLFNTGNQNLKTNFGDFDSSIRQYQDRRVVRLTYSYKFGNLKNNYRKKDTSNEEKERAQ, from the coding sequence ATGAAAAGATATTTTTACCTCTTACTCCTAAATTTTTTGATTGTTTCCTTTGCCTATCCACAAGTGAAAGTTACCGGCAAAGTACAGGCGGAAAATAATGCGCCTTTGGCTTCTGCAACTGCTTATCTGATGAAAGCAAAGACGGCTGTTATTTTGAAAGCCGTTGTTACCGATGAAAATGGAGAATACCAATTCTCGGATGTACAAGCTGGAAGTTATTATGTCGAAGCGAAAATGGTTGGGTATACCGCCAATAAGGGCAACGCTTTTGATATCAGTACGTCAGATTACAAGGTGCCAACGATCCTACTGAACGCGGACACACGAAAATTGCAGGAGGTCGCCGTAGAGGGTAAGCGGCCGATGGTTGAAAGCAAGCCTGGTAAACTGGTTTTAAATGTGGAAAATTCGCCTTTGGCCGCAGGGAATAATGCCTTAGATATTGTACAGCGGGCTCCTGGAGTGAGTTTAGATAACAATAACAATCTACAGCTGATGGGTCAATCTGGTGTTTCTGTGACCATCGATGGTCGGCAGACCTATATGTCGGGTGAACAGTTGGTGAATTTTTTGAAGAGTACGGATGGCAATCAGATTAAGTCCGTCGAAGTGATTACTACTCGTGCAGCAAAAGATGACGCTGAGGGGGCAGTGGGAACAATTAATATTGTACTCAAAAAAAATCGGATGGAAGGTTTTAACGGAACCTTTAACGTGACGGCAGGGAGGGGAGAAAAATTCAGAGGGAATAGCTCCTTATCCCTGAACTATAAGAAGAACAATACGACAGTATTTGGGTCGTATGCGTATTCGGATGAAAAAAGCCATCGGAAGCTCCTGCTTGATCGTGTTATTCAGAATAAAGGTGAAAAGACCTATTTTAACCAAAGGTCGATATTGGATGAAAAGGAAAAGAACCATTCCTATCGCTTTGGTGTTGAGCAGAGGACATCGGCCAGAAATACGTTAACCGTTCAGTTTAATGGATCGAATAATATCGAATACAACGATAACGATAGTAAGACCAATGTAGGAAAGTCTTTCACAACATTGGATTCGCTTTTGATTTCGACATCACAGTTCAAAGAGTTATTTGATCGTTACTCCGCTAATTTAAATAATGAGTTTAGAATTGATTCGAATGGCAGAAAACTTACCCTTGATTTGGATTGGAGTAAATTCAAAAGCAGCAAACGCGTAGGTTATAATAACCAATATTTTAATGGTCAGATGGATGCGATTACGCCCGAAGAGATCCAACGCAGTAGAATGCCCATCGGAATTGATATCTATGTCGCCAAACTGGATTATGAACGACCGCTATCGAAGGTTTCCAAGCTTGAGATGGGGGCTAAATATTCAAACGTTACGTCGGATAACGACTTAACCTTTGAAGACTTTTTGAACAATTCCTGGATTAATAATGAAAAGCGTACGAATCATTTTGTGTATAAGGAGCAGATCGCCGCTGGATACATAGACTATAACAATACCATAGGGAAATGGGGCCTGAAGGTCGGCGCGAGGGGAGAATATACATTTTCTGACGGGAACTCGTTGACCTTAAATAAGCAAGTGAAACGGAATTACTTTAAACTTTTTCCGAATGCAAATCTGACATATACATTCCATGAGAATCATATCCTTTCTTTAGGTTACGCAAGGAAAATCACGCGTCCTAATTACCGACAGTTGAATCCTTTTGATTATTTTATTGATAAACTAACCTTTGAACGTGGTAATCCTTACCTGAATCCGCAATTTTCCAATGAATTCACCCTAAACTATACGTTGCTGCAACGTTATAACGTGACATTGGGTATTAACGATGTGCGGGATGCGATTGTAGAGAGTATGGGGCAAGATTCGGTGCTGAAACAGACCTGGGTTATACGTGAAAATTTAGGTAAAAATCTGACGGCGTATCTGAATCTGAACATCCCAGTTACGGTATCCAAGATTTGGAGCATGAATAACAATATTACAGGCATCCATTTTAACTTTGATGGCATGGTAAGTGGTCATCCGTTGAAAAGGACCTCCTTTCTTTTGCAAGCTACATCAATGCACAATTTAAAATTGGCGAAAAGTCTGTCGGCAAATGTCAATTTGAGGTATTTCTCTCCGTTCAACTATAATGTATACGATATGAAGGCCCGTTGGGATATGGAGGTTGGGGCGACAAAGACATTTAAAGATCAACGTAGTTCGTTGAAGCTGGCGGTGAGCGACTTGTTTAATACAGGGAATCAGAACCTGAAAACCAATTTCGGCGACTTTGACTCCAGTATCAGGCAATACCAAGATCGTCGTGTGGTTCGATTGACCTATTCGTATAAATTCGGAAATTTAAAAAACAACTATCGTAAGAAAGATACAAGTAATGAGGAGAAAGAAAGAGCGCAATAG